A genomic window from Macaca mulatta isolate MMU2019108-1 chromosome 19, T2T-MMU8v2.0, whole genome shotgun sequence includes:
- the ACSBG2 gene encoding long-chain-fatty-acid--CoA ligase ACSBG2 isoform X6, with translation MKENNNLYSWDDFMELGGSIADTQLEQVIQSQKANQCAVLIYTSGTTGMPKGVMLSHDNITWMAGAVAQDFKLTEKHETVVSYLPLSHIAAQMMDIWVPIKIGALTYFAQADALKGTLVNTLRKVKPTIFMGVPQIWEKIHETVKRNSAKSTGLKKKVFVWARNIGFKVNSKKMLGKYNTPMSYRVAKTLVFSKVKTSLGLDHCHSFISGAVPLNQETAEFFLSLDIPIGELYGLSESSGPHTISNQNNYRLLSCGKILTGCKNMLFQQNKDGIGEICLWGRHIFMGYLESETETTEAIDDEGWLHSGDLGQLDSLGFLYVTGRIKEILITAGGENVPPIPVETLVKKKIPIISNAMLVGDKLKFLSMLLTLKCEMNQMSGEPLDKLNLEAINFCRGLGSQASTVTEIVKQQDPLVYKAIQQGINAVNQEAMNNTQKIQKWVILEKDFSIYGGELGPTMKLKRHFVAQKYKKQIDLMYHRQL, from the exons TGGGATGATTTCATGGAACTTGGCGGAAGCATTGCTGACACCCAACTGGAGCAGGTCATCCAGAGCCAGAAGGCGAATCAATGCGCAGTGCTCATCTACACTtccgggaccacaggcatgcccaAGGGAGTGATGCTCAGTCATGACAAC ATCACGTGGATGGCAGGAGCAGTGGCACAGGACTTTAAACTGACAGAAAAGCATGAGACGGTGGTCAGCTACCTCCCACTCAGCCACATTGCAGCACAGATGATGGACATCTGGGTACCCATAAAGATTGGGGCGCTCACATACTTTGCTCAAGCAGATGCTCTCAAG GGCACCTTGGTAAATACTCTACGGAAGGTAAAACCCACTATCTTCATGGGAGTGCCCCAGATTTGGGAGAAGATACATGAGACAGTGAAGAGAAATAGTGCCAAGTCCACAGGCTTGAAGAAGAAGGTGTTCGTGTGGGCAAGAAACATTGGCTTCAAGGTCAACTCAAAGAAGATGTTGGG GAAATATAATACTCCCATGAGCTACCGTGTGGCTAAGACTCTCGTGTTCAGCAAAGTCAAGACGTCCCTTGGCTTGGATCACTGTCACTCTTTCATCAGTGGGGCTGTGCCTCTCAACCAAGAGACTGCCGAGTTCTTTCTAAGCTTGGACATACCTATAGGCGAGTTGTATGGGTTGAGTGAAAGCTCAGGACCCCACACAATATCCAACCAGAATAACTACAGGCTTCTAAG CTGTGGCAAGATCTTGACTGGGTGCAAGAATATGCTGTTCCAGCAGAACAAGGATGGTATTGGGGAGATCTGCCTCTGGGGTAGGCACATCTTCATGGGCTACCTGGAAAGTGAGACTGAAACTACAGAGGCCATCGATGATGAAGGCTGGCTACACTCTGGGGATCTGGGCCAGCTGGACAGTCTGGGATTCCTCTATGTCACTGGCCGCATCAAAG AAATCCTTATCACTGCTGGTGGTGAAAACGTGCCCCCCATTCCCGTTGAGACCTTGGTTAAGAAGAAGATCCCCATCATCAGTAACGCCATGTTAGTAGGAGATAAACTGAAGTTTCTGAGCATGTTGCTGACGCTGAAG TGTGAGATGAATCAGATGAGCGGAGAACCTCTGGACAAGCTGAACTTGGAGGCCATCAACTTCTGCCGGGGTCTGGGAAGCCAGGCATCCACCGTGACTGAGATTGTGAAGCAGCAAGACCCCCTGGTCTACAAGGCCATCCAGCAAGGCATCAATGCTGTGAACCAGGAAGCCATGAACAATACACAGAAGATTCAAAAGTGGGTCATCTTGGAGAAGGACTTTTCCATCTATGGTGGAGAGCTAG GTCCAACGATGAAACTTAAGAGACATTTTGTAgcccagaaatacaaaaaacaaattgaTCTCATGTACCACCGACAGCTTTGA